One genomic region from Cydia pomonella isolate Wapato2018A chromosome 4, ilCydPomo1, whole genome shotgun sequence encodes:
- the LOC133517352 gene encoding neural cell adhesion molecule L1-like, with the protein MCGGVVDRKVVTQQYVLVEVKDVQPPARPTQPQQPVRPTQRQPTVRPTQREPTVRPTQRQPPARAPQPQTHAVNPRVRISVRQLIIPRGQSGTVDCIPEGSPLPRIQWNKEEGDFNSRVGPNGNTLVISNAQDGDGGNYICNGLVDATTVWTEYVQVVIAPGKHVYLYIFNLLSVPH; encoded by the exons ATGTGCGGTGGTGTTGTAGACCGTAAGGTCGTCACACAACAGTATGTTTTAGTTGAGGTGAAAG ATGTGCAACCACCTGCGAGACCAACACAACCGCAACAACCAGTCAGACCAACACAACGTCAACCAACGGTCAGACCAACACAACGTGAACCAACGGTCAGACCAACACAGCGTCAACCACCAGCCCGAGCACCGCAGCCACAGACTCACGCAGTCAACCCGAGAGTTAGAATCAGTGTCAGGCAACTAATAATACCGAGGGGACAAAGTGGAACTGTTGACTGTATTCCCGAGGGGTCCCCGCTGCCAAGGATTCAGTGGAACAAG GAGGAAGGCGATTTCAACAGCAGAGTGGGACCAAACGGCAACACGCTGGTAATATCTAATGCTCAAGACGGCGATGGAGGAAATTACATATGCAACGGACTTGTGGATGCAACTACCGTTTGGACTGAATATGTTCAAGTAGTGATAGCACCAGGTAAGCACGTGTATCTTTATATCTTCAATCTTCTTAGCGTTCCACACTAG
- the LOC133517354 gene encoding ATP-dependent RNA helicase SUV3 homolog, mitochondrial-like — protein MYKGFTRILALYCTEKVQPCVSPFIRTNVLCTRKGKLGCIGYVFKRTKKHDRGGPSALFVPVPVKPNPDDMNIGEEFTGRLKKQDLLKILNRFYQKPEIRVLASENGLDDQLLHQAFLSFRRHCLEHDLPPDLHITISDIIQGAGHVDDLFPYFLRHARLAFPHLDCLDDLKKISDLRTPANWYPQARSMNRKIVFHAGPTNSGKTYHAMERFLEAKSGVYCGPLKLLATEIYHKSNKRGTPCDLITGEERRHASQSSSLIESDLESTSEASDPLIEIETELTPSSHTACTVEMTSLNNTYEVAIIDEIQMIGDRGRGWAWTRAILGLQADEIHLCGEAGAINLVEEICNTTGEELEVRTYKRLTELKIEDCALASLDNVKPGDCIVCFNKNDIYSVSRAIEQRGHEVAVIYGSLPPGTKLAQANKFNDPDSSCKVMVATDAIGLGINLSIRRIIFYSLIKPVINVDGDKEMDVISISQALQIAGRAGRYGSAWETGYVTTYKPEDLPTLKELLSKPPEPVSQAGLHPTSEQMELYAYHLPHASLSSLMDIFVHLCTVDDSLYFMCNTEAFKFLAEMIQHVPLPLRARYVFCCAPINNKLPFVCATFLKMVRQYSRNEPITKNWMSNTVDWPLPAPKTIMDLVHLEAVFDVLELYLWLSYRFPDMFPDVKLVREMETELDAIIQQGIFQITRLLRNSEQVLREDSVDAAHARHRKPRTHTRDETKGKLSEMLVSKGLITPQMLKKLQQELSTDKKPDTVRAKPNRNRRK, from the exons ATGTATAAAGGCTTCACAAGAATATTggctctttattgtacagaaaagGTGCAGCCTTGTGTTTCTCCATTTATAAGAACAAATGTGTTATGTACTCGTAAAGGGAAGTTGGGGTGTATAGGTTATGTTTTTAAGAGGACTAAGAAACACGACCGCGGCGGACCTTCAGCTTTATTTGTGCCTGTACCGGTGAAGCCGAATCCTGATGACATGAACATAGGCGAGGAGTTCACAGGACGATTGAAAAAACAAGATTTACTAAAGATTTTGAACCGGTTTTATCAAAAGCCAGAAATACGCGTTTTAGCGTCTGAGAATGGCTTGGATGACCAGTTATTGCATCAGGCATTCCTGTCCTTTAGAAGACATTGTTTAGAACATGATCTGCCGCCTGATTTACACATAACTATAAGTGATATAATTCAAG gtGCTGGGCATGTAGATGACTTGTTCCCCTATTTTCTCCGCCATGCTAGATTAGCCTTCCCACATTTAGACTGTTTAGATGATTTGAAGAAAATATCTGATTTAAGAACTCCAGCAAACTG GTACCCTCAAGCAAGGAGTATGAACAGAAAGATAGTATTCCACGCTGGACCAACTAACTCCGGAAAGACATACCACGCCATGGAGAGGTTCCTAGAAGCAAAGTCTGGCGTTTATTGTGGTCCGCTCAAACTGTTAGCCACCGAGATATATCATAAGTCTAATAAGAGG GGCACCCCCTGCGACCTGATCACTGGTGAGGAGCGACGGCATGCAAGCCAAAGCAGCTCTCTCATCGAGTCAGACTTAGAATCTACCTCGGAGGCTTCAGACCCACTTATAGAGATAGAGACAGAGCTAACACCGTCCAGCCACACTGCCTGCACTGTGGAAATGACCTCACTCAATAATACTT atGAAGTAGCAATAATTGACGAAATACAAATGATAGGAGACAGAGGCCGCGGCTGGGCATGGACGAGAGCCATTTTAG GATTACAGGCGGACGAAATACACTTATGTGGCGAAGCCGGCGCGATAAATCTAGTCGAAGAGATATGCAACACGACGGGCGAAGAGTTAgag GTGCGAACATATAAAAGACTAACAGAGCTTAAAATAGAAGATTGCGCACTAGCGTCGCTCGACAACGTGAAGCCCGGGGACTGTATAGTGTGTTTCAACAAAAACGACATCTACAGCGTCAGCCGAGCCATAGAACAGAG GGGCCATGAAGTTGCAGTTATATACGGAAGCTTACCCCCCGGCACTAAGCTAGCCCAAGCCAATAAGTTCAACGACCCGGACAGCTCATGTAAAGTCATGGTGGCCACGGATGCTATAGGACTTGGGATCAACTT GAGTATTAGAAGGATAATTTTCTACTCGCTAATAAAACCGGTAATAAACGTAGACGGCGACAAAGAAATGGATGTCATAAGTATATCACAGGCTTTACAAATCGCAg GTCGCGCCGGTCGATACGGCAGCGCCTGGGAGACCGGATACGTCACCACATACAAGCCGGAAGACCTGCCAACACTTAAGGAGTTACTCAGCAAACCTCCAGAACCGGTCAGCCAAGCCGGCCTCCATCCCACCTCTGAACAGATGGAATTATACGCGTACCATCTACCTCACGCCAGCCTTAGCAGTCTCATG GACATATTCGTCCACCTCTGCACCGTCGACGACTCACTATATTTCATGTGCAACACTGAAGCATTCAAGTTTCTAGCGGAGATGATCCAACACGTCCCGTTGCCGCTGCGAGCGCGCTATGTGTTTTGTTGCGCGCCCATTAACAACAAACTGCCTTTTGTGTGTGCCACGTTCCTAAAG ATGGTCCGCCAGTACAGCCGAAACGAGCCAATCACGAAGAACTGGATGTCCAACACAGTTGACTGGCCCCTACCGGCACCGAAGACTATTATGGACTTGGTTCATCTCGAGGCTGTGTTTGACGTACTTGAACTTTATCTCTGGCTGAG ttaCCGGTTCCCAGACATGTTCCCCGACGTGAAGCTGGTCAGAGAAATGGAGACTGAACTGGACGCCATCATTCAGCAGGGCATTTTCCAAATTACCAG GTTACTAAGGAACTCCGAGCAAGTGCTTCGAGAAGACAGTGTGGACGCCGCACACGCGAGACATAGAAAGCCGAGAACGCACACGAGAGACGAGACCAAGGGGAAACTCTCAGAAATGCTCGTCTCCAAG GGTCTAATAACACCACAGATGCTCAAGAAATTGCAACAAGAATTATCTACAGATAAGAAACCGGACACCGTCAGAGCGAAACCAAATAGAAATAGAAGAAAATGA